A stretch of Stigmatopora argus isolate UIUO_Sarg chromosome 22, RoL_Sarg_1.0, whole genome shotgun sequence DNA encodes these proteins:
- the nherf4b gene encoding NHERF family PDZ scaffold protein 4b isoform X2 has protein sequence MTTSTGLVLCDTKEFTFNPKEGIDNPLMVITEESTPTPRLCVLKKEEGESYGFHLRVEWVQRGHIIRKVASGAIAWRCGLQDGDRLLEVNNAFVDDAPHQEVAKRIKLSGNHLCLLVLDGETYEKAVADGHGFRHLVKSFKGEDFQAPRLCHIPMHHVLGLGISFIPVGAEKGCFSVNLVAGGQAEKAGVRKGDRLVWMNGAVVSHLTHSALSKMIKKCGNFITILVIDNESEKKYTQLRMPILPIMAVPHNLPFTARKLDLDLEPNGYGFLLCFEKATSGPHVLRKVDTDSPAGKAGMRDGDVLLELNGESVELWEHDDIVTRVRESGQHISITTIIPQGHEFYTQLGLSPLLFCEDDAKVRAVDASEDCLQNDTAGSPQPRLCTLPKETLGFGFNLGCIPQRPGTFISQVAPGSPGEKAGLIMGDVVMEVNGQNVEEQYLEDVMILVKEGGPSLSLLVKDKVNCENSKQIEIVNNESEEAEVSHL, from the exons ATGACAACAAGTACAG gcttGGTGTTATGCGACACAAA GGAATTTACATTTAATCCTAAAGAAGGCATCGACAATCCACTGATGGTCATCACAGAAG AATCCACACCCACGCCACGTCTTTGTGTGCTAAAAAAGGAGGAAGGGGAGTCTTATGGTTTTCATCTGAGAGTGGAATGGGTGCAACGGGGTCACATCATCAGGAAAGTGGCTTCTGGAGCAATTGCGTGGCGTTGCGGACTCCAAGATGGTGACAGGCTCCTTGAGGTCAACAACGCCTTTGTGGACGACGCACCTCACCAGGAG gtggcCAAAAGAATAAAGCTAAGTGGAAATCACTTATGCTTATTAGTTCTGGATGGGGAGACGTATGAGAAGGCAGTGGCCGACGGgcacggcttccgccatcttgtcAAATCATTTAAGGGTGAAGACTTTCAAGCACCAAGACTGTGTCACATCCCCATGCATCATGTCTTGGGTCTGGGTATCAGCTTCATACCAGTTGGAG CCGAAAAGGGTTGCTTCTCCGTCAACCTGGTGGCCGGAGGGCAAGCTGAAAAAGCTGGCGTTCGCAAGGGGGATCGCTTGGTGTGGATGAATGGAGCTGTGGTTTCCCATCTCACACACTCGGCACTCAGCAAAATG ATAAAAAAATGTGGCAATTTCATCACCATCCTAGTGATCGACAACGAAAGTGAGAAGAAGTACACTCAACTTCGGATGCCCATCCTCCCAATTATGGCGGTTCCGCACAACCTGCCGTTCACAGCGAGAAAATTAGATTTGGATTTAGAACCAAACGGCTACGGGTTCCTCCTATGCTTTGAGAAAGCGACATCAGGAC CTCATGTGCTACGTAAGGTGGACACTGACAGTCCAGCAGGGAAAGCTGGAATGCGGGATGGCGACGTCTTGCTGGAGCTCAACGGCGAGTCGGTGGAGTTGTGGGAGCACGACGACATCGTGACAAGAGTTAGAGAAAGTGGCCAGCATATCTCAATCACCACAATTATTCCGCAAGGCCATGAGTTTTACACACAG TTAGGTCTATCGCCGCTCCTCTTCTGTGAGGACGACGCTAAGGTTCGAGCGGTCGACGCATCAGAAGATTGCCTTCAAAATGATACAGCGGGTTCACCTCAGCCTAGGCTTTGCACTCTCCCAAAAGAAACCTTGGGTTTCGGCTTCAACCTTGGCTGCATACCACAGCGCCCCGGAACCTTCATCAGTCAG GTGGCCCCAGGAAGCCCAGGGGAGAAAGCAGGATTAATAATGGGTGATGTTGTGATGGAGGTTAACGGGCAAAATGTGGAAGAACAATATCTGGAAGATGTGATGATCCTTGTGAAGGAAGGAGGGCCAAGTCTTTCCTTACTTGTTAAGGATAAAGTCAACTGCGAGAACTCCAAACAAATTGAGATAGTCAACAATGAG AGCGAAGAAGCAGAAGTGTCACACTTGTGA
- the nherf4b gene encoding NHERF family PDZ scaffold protein 4b isoform X1, whose product MTTSTGLVLCDTKEFTFNPKEGIDNPLMVITEESTPTPRLCVLKKEEGESYGFHLRVEWVQRGHIIRKVASGAIAWRCGLQDGDRLLEVNNAFVDDAPHQEVAKRIKLSGNHLCLLVLDGETYEKAVADGHGFRHLVKSFKGEDFQAPRLCHIPMHHVLGLGISFIPVGAEKGCFSVNLVAGGQAEKAGVRKGDRLVWMNGAVVSHLTHSALSKMIKKCGNFITILVIDNESEKKYTQLRMPILPIMAVPHNLPFTARKLDLDLEPNGYGFLLCFEKATSGRTAHVLRKVDTDSPAGKAGMRDGDVLLELNGESVELWEHDDIVTRVRESGQHISITTIIPQGHEFYTQLGLSPLLFCEDDAKVRAVDASEDCLQNDTAGSPQPRLCTLPKETLGFGFNLGCIPQRPGTFISQVAPGSPGEKAGLIMGDVVMEVNGQNVEEQYLEDVMILVKEGGPSLSLLVKDKVNCENSKQIEIVNNESEEAEVSHL is encoded by the exons ATGACAACAAGTACAG gcttGGTGTTATGCGACACAAA GGAATTTACATTTAATCCTAAAGAAGGCATCGACAATCCACTGATGGTCATCACAGAAG AATCCACACCCACGCCACGTCTTTGTGTGCTAAAAAAGGAGGAAGGGGAGTCTTATGGTTTTCATCTGAGAGTGGAATGGGTGCAACGGGGTCACATCATCAGGAAAGTGGCTTCTGGAGCAATTGCGTGGCGTTGCGGACTCCAAGATGGTGACAGGCTCCTTGAGGTCAACAACGCCTTTGTGGACGACGCACCTCACCAGGAG gtggcCAAAAGAATAAAGCTAAGTGGAAATCACTTATGCTTATTAGTTCTGGATGGGGAGACGTATGAGAAGGCAGTGGCCGACGGgcacggcttccgccatcttgtcAAATCATTTAAGGGTGAAGACTTTCAAGCACCAAGACTGTGTCACATCCCCATGCATCATGTCTTGGGTCTGGGTATCAGCTTCATACCAGTTGGAG CCGAAAAGGGTTGCTTCTCCGTCAACCTGGTGGCCGGAGGGCAAGCTGAAAAAGCTGGCGTTCGCAAGGGGGATCGCTTGGTGTGGATGAATGGAGCTGTGGTTTCCCATCTCACACACTCGGCACTCAGCAAAATG ATAAAAAAATGTGGCAATTTCATCACCATCCTAGTGATCGACAACGAAAGTGAGAAGAAGTACACTCAACTTCGGATGCCCATCCTCCCAATTATGGCGGTTCCGCACAACCTGCCGTTCACAGCGAGAAAATTAGATTTGGATTTAGAACCAAACGGCTACGGGTTCCTCCTATGCTTTGAGAAAGCGACATCAGGACGTACAG CTCATGTGCTACGTAAGGTGGACACTGACAGTCCAGCAGGGAAAGCTGGAATGCGGGATGGCGACGTCTTGCTGGAGCTCAACGGCGAGTCGGTGGAGTTGTGGGAGCACGACGACATCGTGACAAGAGTTAGAGAAAGTGGCCAGCATATCTCAATCACCACAATTATTCCGCAAGGCCATGAGTTTTACACACAG TTAGGTCTATCGCCGCTCCTCTTCTGTGAGGACGACGCTAAGGTTCGAGCGGTCGACGCATCAGAAGATTGCCTTCAAAATGATACAGCGGGTTCACCTCAGCCTAGGCTTTGCACTCTCCCAAAAGAAACCTTGGGTTTCGGCTTCAACCTTGGCTGCATACCACAGCGCCCCGGAACCTTCATCAGTCAG GTGGCCCCAGGAAGCCCAGGGGAGAAAGCAGGATTAATAATGGGTGATGTTGTGATGGAGGTTAACGGGCAAAATGTGGAAGAACAATATCTGGAAGATGTGATGATCCTTGTGAAGGAAGGAGGGCCAAGTCTTTCCTTACTTGTTAAGGATAAAGTCAACTGCGAGAACTCCAAACAAATTGAGATAGTCAACAATGAG AGCGAAGAAGCAGAAGTGTCACACTTGTGA
- the nherf4b gene encoding NHERF family PDZ scaffold protein 4b isoform X3: MEFTFNPKEGIDNPLMVITEESTPTPRLCVLKKEEGESYGFHLRVEWVQRGHIIRKVASGAIAWRCGLQDGDRLLEVNNAFVDDAPHQEVAKRIKLSGNHLCLLVLDGETYEKAVADGHGFRHLVKSFKGEDFQAPRLCHIPMHHVLGLGISFIPVGAEKGCFSVNLVAGGQAEKAGVRKGDRLVWMNGAVVSHLTHSALSKMIKKCGNFITILVIDNESEKKYTQLRMPILPIMAVPHNLPFTARKLDLDLEPNGYGFLLCFEKATSGRTAHVLRKVDTDSPAGKAGMRDGDVLLELNGESVELWEHDDIVTRVRESGQHISITTIIPQGHEFYTQLGLSPLLFCEDDAKVRAVDASEDCLQNDTAGSPQPRLCTLPKETLGFGFNLGCIPQRPGTFISQVAPGSPGEKAGLIMGDVVMEVNGQNVEEQYLEDVMILVKEGGPSLSLLVKDKVNCENSKQIEIVNNESEEAEVSHL, from the exons AT GGAATTTACATTTAATCCTAAAGAAGGCATCGACAATCCACTGATGGTCATCACAGAAG AATCCACACCCACGCCACGTCTTTGTGTGCTAAAAAAGGAGGAAGGGGAGTCTTATGGTTTTCATCTGAGAGTGGAATGGGTGCAACGGGGTCACATCATCAGGAAAGTGGCTTCTGGAGCAATTGCGTGGCGTTGCGGACTCCAAGATGGTGACAGGCTCCTTGAGGTCAACAACGCCTTTGTGGACGACGCACCTCACCAGGAG gtggcCAAAAGAATAAAGCTAAGTGGAAATCACTTATGCTTATTAGTTCTGGATGGGGAGACGTATGAGAAGGCAGTGGCCGACGGgcacggcttccgccatcttgtcAAATCATTTAAGGGTGAAGACTTTCAAGCACCAAGACTGTGTCACATCCCCATGCATCATGTCTTGGGTCTGGGTATCAGCTTCATACCAGTTGGAG CCGAAAAGGGTTGCTTCTCCGTCAACCTGGTGGCCGGAGGGCAAGCTGAAAAAGCTGGCGTTCGCAAGGGGGATCGCTTGGTGTGGATGAATGGAGCTGTGGTTTCCCATCTCACACACTCGGCACTCAGCAAAATG ATAAAAAAATGTGGCAATTTCATCACCATCCTAGTGATCGACAACGAAAGTGAGAAGAAGTACACTCAACTTCGGATGCCCATCCTCCCAATTATGGCGGTTCCGCACAACCTGCCGTTCACAGCGAGAAAATTAGATTTGGATTTAGAACCAAACGGCTACGGGTTCCTCCTATGCTTTGAGAAAGCGACATCAGGACGTACAG CTCATGTGCTACGTAAGGTGGACACTGACAGTCCAGCAGGGAAAGCTGGAATGCGGGATGGCGACGTCTTGCTGGAGCTCAACGGCGAGTCGGTGGAGTTGTGGGAGCACGACGACATCGTGACAAGAGTTAGAGAAAGTGGCCAGCATATCTCAATCACCACAATTATTCCGCAAGGCCATGAGTTTTACACACAG TTAGGTCTATCGCCGCTCCTCTTCTGTGAGGACGACGCTAAGGTTCGAGCGGTCGACGCATCAGAAGATTGCCTTCAAAATGATACAGCGGGTTCACCTCAGCCTAGGCTTTGCACTCTCCCAAAAGAAACCTTGGGTTTCGGCTTCAACCTTGGCTGCATACCACAGCGCCCCGGAACCTTCATCAGTCAG GTGGCCCCAGGAAGCCCAGGGGAGAAAGCAGGATTAATAATGGGTGATGTTGTGATGGAGGTTAACGGGCAAAATGTGGAAGAACAATATCTGGAAGATGTGATGATCCTTGTGAAGGAAGGAGGGCCAAGTCTTTCCTTACTTGTTAAGGATAAAGTCAACTGCGAGAACTCCAAACAAATTGAGATAGTCAACAATGAG AGCGAAGAAGCAGAAGTGTCACACTTGTGA